A portion of the Blastochloris tepida genome contains these proteins:
- a CDS encoding DUF937 domain-containing protein → MFNLYEIIANAQGGAAMANLARLYGLSQQQAQAAVEALLPAFALGLKRTTETPDGLSAFFGMLARNPYAEWFENAGRLFADASQQAMGFRPQQQALPGEDVMALLFGSKEVSRAVAAQAAALSGVGIEITKAMMPVIAAMIAAGLPQAMRGQAGMAEAFQRAFAPMMPPAPAPEPAPGSPADFAKAWTTMMQTMLGQSEPPRPKAPPAGPDIAAMTEQIQDLGRTGNAAFSKMFEAGVDAQKAHMERLSQIFDAFVDSSKARGS, encoded by the coding sequence ATGTTCAATCTCTACGAGATCATCGCCAATGCCCAGGGCGGCGCGGCGATGGCGAATCTCGCCCGTCTGTATGGCCTGTCGCAGCAGCAGGCCCAGGCGGCGGTGGAGGCGCTGCTGCCGGCCTTCGCGCTCGGCCTCAAGCGGACAACCGAGACGCCGGACGGGCTGAGCGCGTTCTTCGGCATGCTCGCCCGCAATCCCTACGCCGAATGGTTCGAGAATGCCGGGCGGCTGTTCGCCGATGCCTCCCAGCAGGCCATGGGCTTCCGCCCGCAGCAGCAGGCGCTGCCCGGCGAGGATGTGATGGCGCTGCTGTTCGGCTCCAAGGAGGTCAGCCGGGCGGTGGCGGCGCAGGCGGCGGCGCTGTCGGGCGTCGGCATCGAGATCACCAAGGCGATGATGCCGGTGATCGCGGCGATGATCGCCGCCGGCCTGCCGCAGGCCATGCGCGGCCAGGCCGGCATGGCCGAGGCGTTCCAGCGCGCCTTCGCGCCGATGATGCCGCCGGCGCCGGCCCCCGAGCCCGCGCCGGGCAGCCCGGCCGACTTCGCCAAGGCCTGGACGACGATGATGCAGACCATGCTCGGCCAGAGCGAGCCGCCGCGCCCGAAGGCGCCGCCGGCCGGCCCGGATATCGCGGCGATGACCGAGCAGATCCAGGACCTCGGACGCACCGGCAATGCCGCCTTCAGCAAGATGTTCGAGGCCGGCGTCGATGCCCAGAAGGCACACATGGAGCGCCTGAGCCAGATCTTCGACGCCTTCGTCGATTCCTCGAAGGCCCGCGGCTCATAA
- a CDS encoding DUF1127 domain-containing protein gives MTIACAPSSARTSKALVGKAVAGTIVRTLAWPFVTLGRAIEARRQIAQMAQLSDYMLKDIGLQRQDLQDAASLSPFTDPTRLLVSRVVERRAARFLSRERKKN, from the coding sequence ATGACGATCGCCTGTGCGCCTTCCTCCGCGCGGACCTCCAAGGCTCTGGTGGGCAAGGCTGTGGCGGGCACCATCGTCCGCACGCTGGCGTGGCCGTTCGTGACGCTGGGCCGGGCCATCGAGGCGCGCCGCCAGATCGCCCAGATGGCGCAGCTGAGTGACTACATGCTCAAGGACATCGGTCTGCAGCGTCAGGATCTGCAGGATGCGGCGAGCCTGTCGCCGTTCACCGATCCCACCCGGCTCCTGGTGTCGCGCGTCGTCGAGCGCCGCGCCGCCCGCTTCCTGTCCCGCGAGCGCAAGAAGAATTGA
- a CDS encoding LysR substrate-binding domain-containing protein: protein MAHLLDIDQLRTFVAIAETGSFTRAGEVVHKTQSAVSMQMKRLEERIGRPVFARDGRGSKLTEDGERLLDYARRIVRLNNEAVSAFTGASLAGHVRLGVPDDYADRYLPEIMARFSRSYPGVELTVICEPTPDLISRIQDGELDLAIITNTEGHYPVETFRRERLLWVGSMRHATHEIEPLPLALGRPNCSWRRTALEKIEETGRRNRVLYSSWNAGAVAAAVLAGLAISVLPESGMRPGMRILGLADGFPTLPTVDIGLARSPHERSALAEALAEHIISSLDNMSEAAAAAE, encoded by the coding sequence ATGGCCCACCTTCTCGACATCGACCAGTTGCGCACCTTCGTCGCCATCGCCGAGACCGGCAGCTTCACCCGTGCCGGCGAGGTGGTGCACAAGACTCAGTCGGCGGTGTCGATGCAGATGAAGCGGCTGGAGGAGCGCATCGGCCGGCCGGTGTTCGCCCGCGACGGCCGCGGCTCCAAGCTGACCGAGGACGGCGAGCGCCTGCTCGACTATGCAAGGCGCATCGTGCGGCTGAACAATGAGGCGGTGAGCGCGTTCACCGGCGCCTCGCTCGCCGGACACGTCCGGCTCGGCGTGCCCGACGACTATGCCGACCGCTATCTGCCGGAGATCATGGCGCGGTTCTCGCGCTCCTATCCCGGCGTCGAGCTGACCGTGATCTGCGAGCCGACGCCGGACCTGATCAGCCGCATCCAGGACGGCGAACTCGACCTCGCCATCATCACCAACACCGAGGGGCACTATCCGGTGGAGACTTTCCGCCGCGAGCGCCTGCTGTGGGTCGGCTCGATGCGCCACGCCACCCACGAGATCGAGCCCCTGCCGCTGGCGCTCGGACGGCCCAACTGCTCGTGGCGGCGCACCGCGCTGGAGAAGATCGAGGAGACCGGCCGCCGCAACCGCGTGCTCTATTCGAGCTGGAATGCCGGGGCGGTCGCCGCCGCCGTGCTGGCCGGGCTCGCCATCTCGGTGCTGCCGGAATCGGGCATGCGGCCGGGCATGCGCATCCTCGGCCTCGCTGACGGCTTCCCGACGCTGCCCACCGTCGACATCGGCCTCGCGCGCTCCCCGCACGAGCGCTCGGCGCTGGCCGAGGCGCTGGCCGAGCACATCATCTCCTCGCTCGACAACATGTCGGAAGCAGCCGCTGCGGCGGAATAG
- a CDS encoding GNAT family acetyltransferase, which produces MSDAATTPGTGLAIGDLARDEIAAAVALWTAAGLTRPWNDPNADIDLALASPGSTVLAGRRDGRLVATAMVGSDGHRGWVYYLAVAQDCRGQGLGKAMMAACEAWLKARGVPKLHLLVRRDNAGVIEFYDRLGYEVSDSLMLMRWLK; this is translated from the coding sequence ATGTCTGACGCGGCGACCACCCCCGGCACCGGCCTCGCCATCGGCGATCTCGCCCGCGACGAGATCGCCGCCGCCGTGGCGCTGTGGACCGCGGCCGGCCTCACCCGGCCGTGGAACGACCCCAACGCCGACATCGACCTCGCATTGGCCTCGCCGGGCTCGACCGTGCTCGCCGGCCGGCGCGACGGCCGGCTGGTGGCCACCGCCATGGTCGGCTCGGATGGCCACCGCGGCTGGGTCTACTACCTCGCGGTGGCGCAGGACTGCCGCGGCCAGGGTCTCGGCAAGGCGATGATGGCGGCCTGCGAGGCGTGGCTGAAGGCGCGCGGCGTGCCCAAGCTGCATCTGCTGGTGCGGCGCGACAATGCCGGCGTCATCGAATTCTACGATCGCCTCGGCTACGAGGTCAGCGACAGCCTGATGCTGATGCGCTGGCTGAAATAA
- a CDS encoding glutamine synthetase family protein, whose product MAKPKDPKAGSPEARGVESAEAGRAWAKKRGIEEIECVLPDHAGVARGKIMPAAKFFAKPQLALPSSIFQQTISGEYPDSDDKWQADPADGDLILEPDWSTLAVVPWASDPTAQLIHDAFHYDGRPVEVAPRQVLRRVTELYAHHGWAPVVAPEIEFYLVKPNTDPDYPLEPPIGRSGRPEIGRQSYSIQAVNEFEPLFERIYDYSEAQGLEIDTLIHEEGAAQMEINLRHGEPLQLADQVFMFKRTIREAALQHQIYATFMAKPIAREPGSAMHIHQSVLDTTTGLNIFSDEKGRPTAEFFSFIAGQQKYLPAVMCMLAPYVNSYRRLTRDSTAPINTRWGYDNRTTGLRIPPSEADARRVENRVPSSDANPYLAVAASLACGYLGMMEGLPATEPTEGSAHGLDFELPRGLLEAVALFEDCEPLAEVLGEAFMATYAAIKRTEFETYMRVISPWEREYLLLNV is encoded by the coding sequence ATGGCCAAACCGAAGGATCCGAAAGCCGGATCGCCTGAGGCGCGCGGCGTTGAGTCGGCGGAGGCCGGGCGTGCCTGGGCCAAGAAGCGGGGCATCGAGGAGATCGAGTGCGTCCTGCCCGACCACGCGGGCGTCGCCCGCGGCAAGATCATGCCGGCGGCGAAGTTCTTCGCCAAGCCGCAGCTCGCGCTGCCGAGCTCGATCTTCCAGCAGACGATTTCCGGCGAATATCCCGACAGCGACGACAAATGGCAGGCCGACCCGGCCGACGGCGACCTGATCCTGGAGCCGGACTGGTCGACGCTGGCGGTGGTGCCGTGGGCCTCCGACCCCACCGCCCAGCTCATCCATGATGCCTTCCATTATGACGGCCGGCCGGTCGAGGTGGCGCCGCGCCAGGTGCTGCGGCGGGTGACCGAGCTCTACGCCCACCATGGCTGGGCGCCGGTGGTGGCGCCGGAGATCGAATTCTACCTCGTCAAGCCCAACACCGACCCCGACTATCCGCTGGAGCCGCCGATCGGCCGCTCCGGCCGGCCGGAGATCGGCCGCCAGTCCTATTCCATCCAGGCGGTCAACGAGTTCGAGCCGTTGTTCGAGCGCATCTACGACTATTCGGAGGCGCAGGGGCTGGAGATCGACACGCTGATCCACGAGGAGGGCGCGGCGCAGATGGAGATCAATCTGCGCCACGGCGAGCCGCTGCAGCTTGCCGATCAGGTGTTCATGTTCAAGCGCACCATCCGCGAGGCGGCGCTGCAGCACCAGATCTACGCCACCTTCATGGCCAAGCCGATCGCCCGCGAGCCGGGCTCGGCCATGCACATCCACCAGTCGGTGCTCGACACCACCACCGGGCTCAACATCTTCTCCGACGAGAAGGGCCGGCCGACCGCGGAGTTCTTCTCCTTCATCGCCGGCCAGCAGAAATACCTGCCGGCGGTGATGTGCATGTTGGCCCCTTACGTGAACTCGTACCGGCGGCTGACCCGCGACTCCACCGCGCCGATCAACACCCGCTGGGGCTACGACAACCGCACCACGGGCCTGCGCATCCCGCCCTCCGAGGCCGACGCAAGGCGGGTGGAGAACCGGGTGCCGTCGTCGGACGCCAATCCCTATCTGGCGGTCGCGGCCTCGCTCGCCTGCGGCTATCTCGGCATGATGGAAGGGCTGCCGGCCACCGAGCCGACCGAGGGCTCGGCCCACGGCCTCGATTTCGAGCTGCCGCGCGGCCTGCTGGAGGCGGTGGCGTTGTTCGAGGATTGCGAGCCGCTGGCCGAGGTGCTGGGCGAGGCATTCATGGCCACCTACGCCGCCATCAAGCGCACCGAGTTCGAGACCTACATGCGGGTGATCTCGCCCTGGGAGCGGGAATACCTGCTGCTCAATGTCTGA
- a CDS encoding ABC transporter ATP-binding protein: MADVIRQQQLGGVRREFAPWTDPAAVPLIRFDAVTKRFGDVAAVDGVSLDIIEREFFALLGPSGCGKTTLMRLLAGFEMPDAGRVILGGEDISTVPPHLRPVNMMFQSYALFPHMSVAANIAFGPKMEGWPRERIEARVDQMLKLVQLDGLGGRKPHQLSGGQRQRVALARSLARSPKVLLLDEPMAALDKKLREETQFELMHIQYELGMTFIIVTHDQEEAMTVADRIGVMDKGRLVQVGTPAEIYEQPNSRYVADFIGDVTLFEGTLEGRDGDVAVVRERTSGALLRALAGTADAAPGATVWIAVRPEKARISPDPLPPDTPNVLAGEVFDIAYLGDLSIYKVRRPDGTFMKASQPNATRLVERPIGWDDKVWLSFAPEAGVLLTR, from the coding sequence ATGGCAGACGTCATCAGGCAGCAGCAGCTCGGCGGCGTCCGGCGCGAATTTGCTCCCTGGACCGATCCGGCGGCGGTGCCGCTGATCCGGTTCGACGCGGTCACCAAGCGGTTCGGCGACGTCGCCGCGGTCGACGGCGTGAGCCTCGACATCATCGAGCGCGAGTTCTTCGCGCTGCTCGGCCCCTCGGGCTGCGGCAAGACCACCTTGATGAGATTGCTGGCCGGCTTCGAGATGCCGGATGCCGGCCGGGTGATCCTCGGCGGCGAGGACATCTCGACCGTGCCGCCCCATCTGCGGCCGGTCAACATGATGTTCCAGTCCTATGCGCTGTTTCCGCACATGAGCGTGGCGGCCAACATCGCCTTCGGACCGAAGATGGAGGGCTGGCCGCGCGAGCGCATCGAGGCCCGCGTCGATCAGATGCTGAAGCTGGTGCAGCTCGACGGGCTGGGCGGCCGCAAGCCGCATCAGCTCTCCGGCGGCCAGCGCCAGCGCGTGGCGCTCGCCAGATCGCTCGCCAGATCGCCCAAGGTGCTGCTGCTCGACGAGCCGATGGCCGCGCTCGACAAGAAGCTGCGCGAGGAGACCCAGTTCGAGCTGATGCACATTCAGTACGAGCTGGGCATGACCTTCATCATCGTCACCCACGACCAGGAGGAGGCGATGACGGTGGCCGACCGCATCGGGGTGATGGACAAGGGCCGGCTGGTTCAGGTCGGCACGCCGGCCGAGATCTACGAGCAGCCCAATTCGCGCTACGTCGCCGACTTCATCGGCGACGTCACCTTGTTCGAAGGCACGCTGGAGGGCCGGGACGGCGACGTCGCAGTGGTGCGCGAGCGGACGTCGGGCGCGCTGCTGCGCGCGCTCGCCGGCACAGCCGATGCCGCGCCGGGCGCGACCGTGTGGATCGCGGTGCGGCCCGAGAAGGCCCGCATCTCGCCCGACCCGCTGCCGCCCGATACGCCCAACGTGCTGGCCGGCGAGGTGTTCGACATCGCCTATCTGGGGGATCTGTCGATCTACAAGGTGCGCCGGCCGGACGGCACCTTCATGAAGGCGTCGCAGCCCAATGCCACGCGTCTGGTCGAGCGGCCGATCGGCTGGGACGACAAGGTCTGGCTGTCGTTCGCGCCGGAGGCCGGCGTCCTGCTGACGCGGTGA
- a CDS encoding ABC transporter permease produces the protein MATQRNAPPGRNTRPARNVRFGRLALIGVPALWLTLFVAVPFAIVMRISLSESVIAMPPYEPVFDLSAGFAALAEAVGQLDFDKYVFLTTDPLYLDSYLSSIRIAGLSTAIILAVGYPIAYAMARAPKRVQPLLVMLVVLPFWTSFLIRVYAWMGILARDGFLNQALTGLGLISEPLDILSTDTAVMIGIVYSYLPFMVLPLYASLEKMDDSLLEAAADLGCPPWQAFWRITVPLSLPGVVAGCLLVFIPAVGEFVIPDLLGGSDTLMIGKTLWSEFFSNRDWPVASAVAVVLLVALLVPIGIYQHMQARQLEADR, from the coding sequence ATGGCAACCCAACGCAACGCCCCCCCCGGCCGCAATACCCGTCCCGCCCGCAACGTTCGTTTCGGCCGGCTCGCGTTGATCGGCGTGCCGGCGCTTTGGCTGACGCTGTTTGTCGCCGTGCCGTTCGCCATCGTCATGCGCATCTCGCTCTCCGAGAGCGTGATCGCCATGCCGCCCTACGAGCCGGTGTTCGATCTCTCCGCGGGGTTCGCGGCGCTGGCCGAGGCGGTGGGCCAACTCGACTTCGACAAGTACGTCTTCCTCACCACCGACCCGCTCTATCTCGACTCCTACCTCTCCAGCATCCGCATCGCCGGCCTGTCGACGGCGATCATCCTGGCGGTCGGCTATCCGATCGCCTACGCCATGGCGCGGGCGCCCAAGCGCGTGCAGCCGCTCCTGGTGATGCTGGTGGTGCTGCCGTTCTGGACCTCGTTCCTGATCCGCGTCTATGCCTGGATGGGCATTCTGGCGCGCGACGGCTTCCTCAATCAGGCACTCACCGGGCTCGGCCTGATCAGCGAGCCGCTCGACATCCTGTCCACCGACACCGCGGTGATGATCGGCATCGTCTATTCCTATCTGCCGTTCATGGTGCTGCCGCTCTATGCCAGCCTGGAAAAGATGGATGACAGCCTGCTCGAAGCCGCCGCCGACCTCGGCTGCCCGCCCTGGCAGGCGTTCTGGCGCATCACCGTGCCGCTGTCGCTGCCCGGCGTGGTGGCGGGGTGCCTCCTGGTGTTCATCCCGGCGGTCGGCGAGTTCGTGATCCCCGATCTGCTCGGCGGCTCGGACACGCTGATGATCGGCAAGACGCTGTGGAGCGAGTTCTTCTCCAACCGCGACTGGCCGGTGGCCTCGGCGGTGGCGGTGGTGCTGCTGGTGGCGCTGCTGGTGCCGATCGGCATCTATCAGCACATGCAGGCGCGCCAGCTGGAGGCGGACCGATGA